Part of the Halostella litorea genome is shown below.
CGTCCGCGAGGGCGTGACCGTCGCCGCCGCCGACGACCGCGCCTCCCAGCCGCTGTTTACCTTTCTCGGGACGGCGATGCTCGGCGGCGCGACGCGCTTCGTCGACCCGGCCGAGTCGCCCGGCGACGTGCAGGCGGTCGTCTACCCGGCGGCCGCCGCCGACGCCGCGACGGTCCCGGCCCGGACGAACCGCGTCGGCTACGGCGACGAGCCGACCGACCCCGCGGTCGCCCACTTCGGGCGGGACGTCTGGAGCGAGAACCCCTCGTTCCCGCCGGTCGAGCGCGACCCCGAGTCGGCCGTGCTGGCGGCCGACGGGGCGACCTACTCCCACCGCGACCTGCTGACGGCGGCCGAGCGCGTCGTCGAGTCGGCGGGGCTGACCGACGAGGACGCCGTCGCGGTCCGCGCGCCGCTCGCTCGTCCGGGCACCGTCGTCGCGGGCGTCGTCGCGCCGCTGCTCGCGGGCGCTGCGGTGTCGCTGCCCGGCGAGGCGGCCGCCGGGACCGTCGCCGTGGCGGCCGGGGACGCGCCGGAGGGGCGGACGGTCGACCCCGCGGACGCCGCGCCGTAACGTGGGAATGGGTAACAGTCCCGCGGAAGGAATTTAGGCCCCCTTTTCGATCCCCGTGATATGCCCGGAGCAGCCTTCCGCCGCGGCGACCGTGTCACCCTCCGCACGGTCGAGCGAGAGGACGCCGAGTTCGTCCAGCGCGGCCACAACCACCCGGAAGTCGGCGTATCGCTGGGGCTCGACCGCCCCGAGAACGAGAGCGAGGCCGAGGCCAACATCGAGAGCGGCGAGGACGACCCGCTGAACGTGAGCCTGCTCGCCTGCCTCGACGACGGCGACGGGCCGACCCCCATCGGCAAGGTGACGCTGATGAACCTCCACCACACCCGGCCCGAGATATCGTACTGGCTCCTCCCCGAGTACCACGGCGAGGGGTACGGCACGGAGGCCGTCGGCGTCCTCGTCGACTACGCGTTCGAGTCCCAAGAGATCCGCGGCCTGCAGGCGCAGGCGTTCGCGCCGAACGAGGGGTCGGTCGGCGTGCTGGAGAACCTCGGGTTCACCCACGAGGGGACGCTGCGCGACGCCCGGTTCCGCGACGGCGAGTACGTCGACGTCGTGTGGTACGGACTGCTCCGCGAGGAGTGGGAGGACCGCTGATGCCGGGACCCATCGTCGAGACCGGCGACGACGTCGTCCTCCGCACGGTCGAGCGCGAGGACGACGCGTTCGTCCAGCGCCTCTACGCGGACCGGTGGGCGCGGGTCGGCTTCCACGAGCACGGCCACAAGAACGGCGCCGAGGTCGAGGAGATACTCGAGGAGGAGTTCGAGGAGCGCGACGCGGCGGCGTACCTCGCCTGCGTCGACGAACCGGACGCGCCCTGGGACCACCCCGACGAGGACGAGACGACGCCCGTCGGACTGGTCGTCGCGACCCACGTCGACCGGGACCGCCCGGGCTTCGTCCACTGGGTCGCCCCGGAGTTCCGCGGCGAGGGGTACGGCGTCGAGGCGCTCGAACTCGCGGTCGACACGGTGTTCCGGACGTACGACGCCAACACCGTCGGGACGGAGGTCGTCGCCGGCAACGAGCGGGCGCGCGACCGCGTCGAGGAGATCGGCTTCGTCGAGGAGGGCCGCAACCGCGAGGTGCTGTTCGTCGACGGCGAGTACCGCGACGTGTCCCAGTACGGACTGCTTCACGAGGAGTGGGAGGACCGCTGATGCCGGGACCCATCGTCAGGGAGGGCGACCGCCTCGTCCTGCGGACCGTCGAGCGCGACGACGCCGCGTTCGTCCAGCGCGGGAGCACGGACCCGCGGATCCGGTTCCCGTTCGGGGCGATGTACCCCGGCAGCCGCGCCGAGCAGGAGGCGGGGATGGAGGGGTGGCTGGAGACCGACGGCGTCGCCGCGTACCTCGCCTGCGTCGACGACCCGGACGCGCCGGCCGGGCGGCCGGACGACGAGGCGGCCGACGCGACGACGCCGGTCGGGATGGTCAGCGCGCGCGGCCTCGACGGCGACCGCCCGTGGCTGGCGTACTGGCTGCTCCCCGAACACCAGGGCGAGGGGTACGGCACCGAGATGGTGCGCCTCGCGGTCGACGACGTCTTCGCCTCGCACCCGGTCCATGGGATCAGCGCGGGCGTGTACGACTACAACGAGGCCTCCCGCGGGCTGCTCGAATCGCTCGGGTTCCGACAGGAGTCACGGCGGCGGCAGTCCCGCTACGTCGACGGCGCGTACCGCGACGAACTCCAGTACGGCCTGCTGCGCCGGGAGTGGGAGGGCGACTGATGCCCGGCCCGGTCGTCGCGTCCGGGGAGCGCGTCGCCCTCCGGACCGTCGAGCGCGACGACGCCGCGTTCCTCCAGACGGCCGCGACCCACCCCCGCGTCCGGTTCTCGCTCGGCATGGCCGCCCACTAGTCGGAGGCCGAGAGCCGAGAGCGGGTCGAGGAAGACACGGAGACCGACGGGACGCTCGGCTTCCTCGTCTGTCTGGACGACCCGGACGCCCCGGCCGGTTGCCCCGACGAGGGCGAGACGACGCCCGTCGGCGCGGTCCACGTCCGCGGCCTCGACGGCGAACGGGCGTGGCTCGGCTACTGGCTCGCCCCCGACTACCACGGCGAGGGCTACGCCGGCGAGGCGGTCGAACTGGTCGTCGACGAGGTGTTCGACTCGCACCCGGTCCACGGGGTCAGCGCCGGCGCGTACGACTACAACGAGGCCTCCCGCGGGCTGCTCGAATCGCTCGGGTTCCGGCAGGAGGCCCGCCTGCGGAACGCGTGGTACGTCGACGGCGAGTACCGCGACGGGATCCAGTACGGGCTGTTGCGCCGCGAGTGGGAGTCGTAGGGCGGCCCCGACGCGCCGGCGACCGCGCTACCGCGCCGCCTCGATCCCCTCCAGCGCCTCGGGGTTCTCGATGCTGCTCATGTCGCCCAGGTCCTCGCCGGAGTACGTCGCCTCGATGGCCCGGCGGATGATCTTCCCGGACTGGGTCTTGGGGAACTCGTCGACGAACAGCACCTCGCGGGGGCGGAATGGCTTGCCCAGTTCCGCGCCGACCTGCGCGCGCAGTTCCTCGCGGAGGTCGTCCGTCTCCTCGACGCCGTCCGCGACGATGACGTAGGCGACGACGGCGGTGCCGGTGGTGTCGTCGGGCGCGCCGACGGCGGCCGCCTGGTTCACCGCGTCGTGGTCGATGAGCGCGCCCTCGACCTCGGCGGGGCCGACCTTCCGGCCGGCGACGTTCAGGGCGTCGTCTGCCCGGCCGTGGAGGAACCAGAAGCCG
Proteins encoded:
- a CDS encoding GNAT family N-acetyltransferase is translated as MPGPIVREGDRLVLRTVERDDAAFVQRGSTDPRIRFPFGAMYPGSRAEQEAGMEGWLETDGVAAYLACVDDPDAPAGRPDDEAADATTPVGMVSARGLDGDRPWLAYWLLPEHQGEGYGTEMVRLAVDDVFASHPVHGISAGVYDYNEASRGLLESLGFRQESRRRQSRYVDGAYRDELQYGLLRREWEGD
- a CDS encoding GNAT family N-acetyltransferase, with product MPGPIVETGDDVVLRTVEREDDAFVQRLYADRWARVGFHEHGHKNGAEVEEILEEEFEERDAAAYLACVDEPDAPWDHPDEDETTPVGLVVATHVDRDRPGFVHWVAPEFRGEGYGVEALELAVDTVFRTYDANTVGTEVVAGNERARDRVEEIGFVEEGRNREVLFVDGEYRDVSQYGLLHEEWEDR
- a CDS encoding acyl-CoA synthetase family protein → METVDDLLARDRRSEATALSVADGATYDYHRFLTTAWKTGNFLRHQGVREGVTVAAADDRASQPLFTFLGTAMLGGATRFVDPAESPGDVQAVVYPAAAADAATVPARTNRVGYGDEPTDPAVAHFGRDVWSENPSFPPVERDPESAVLAADGATYSHRDLLTAAERVVESAGLTDEDAVAVRAPLARPGTVVAGVVAPLLAGAAVSLPGEAAAGTVAVAAGDAPEGRTVDPADAAP
- a CDS encoding GNAT family N-acetyltransferase codes for the protein MPGAAFRRGDRVTLRTVEREDAEFVQRGHNHPEVGVSLGLDRPENESEAEANIESGEDDPLNVSLLACLDDGDGPTPIGKVTLMNLHHTRPEISYWLLPEYHGEGYGTEAVGVLVDYAFESQEIRGLQAQAFAPNEGSVGVLENLGFTHEGTLRDARFRDGEYVDVVWYGLLREEWEDR